One stretch of Pyrenophora tritici-repentis strain M4 chromosome 4, whole genome shotgun sequence DNA includes these proteins:
- a CDS encoding SUL1, Sulfate permease and related transporter (MFS superfamily) has product MHNSTSPNRSMKSRAPAASNRNGNATEGHLNRENTNASRRSAGTKKSPWWKTRLFGGMINDIRRRAPFYWSDWVDAWDYRVVPATVYMYFANILPALAFSLDMFAKTDQSFGVNEVLLSSVLASVVFSLAAAQPLVIVGVTGPITVFNYTVYDIITPRGTNYFAFMCWIGIWSLIFHWILAITNSCNGLRYVTRFSCDIFGFYVAFIYLQKGIQVLTRQWDASDASAYLSIMISLLVTAVAYICGIVGQSSLLQRHVRKFIEDYGTPLTVVFFTGFVHIGKMAGIELLKLPTSKAFFPTTDRGWFIHFWDINVGDVFLAIPFAVLLTILFWFDHNVSSLIAQGTEFPLRKPAGFHWDIFLLGCTTGVAGLLGIPFPNGLIPQAPFHTTSLCVTRTVSDTDDEANKGHTRRIVDHVVEQRVSNLAQGLLTLGTMTGPLLIVLHLIPQAVLAGLFFVMGIQALEANGITLKLLFLARDKHLTPKSDPLMRIERRWVIWAFVGLELVGFGATFAITQTIAAIGFPVFIFLYIPMRTWLMPRFFTTEELGILDAPTASPFTMESVGGNHGQVVEPLGAGGGNALDDSDEAERGERDNSVNDDGLKNAEQASRRRSSFRTPEGLELDNIEKS; this is encoded by the coding sequence ATGCACAATTCGACCTCTCCAAATCGCTCGATGAAGTCGCGTGCGCCTGCTGCTTCCAATCGCAATGGTAATGCGACCGAGGGCCACCTCAACCGCGAAAACACAAATGCTTCTAGACGCTCCGCGGGCACAAAGAAGAGCCCATGGTGGAAGACGCGGTTGTTTGGGGGCATGATCAACGACATACGACGGCGAGCACCATTCTACTGGAGTGACTGGGTAGATGCTTGGGACTACCGTGTGGTGCCCGCGACGGTGTATATGTATTTTGCGAACATTCTCCCAGCTCTGGCCTTTTCTCTCGACATGTTCGCAAAGACGGACCAGAGCTTTGGTGTCAACGAGGTGCTGTTATCCTCTGTCCTGGCTTCCGTGGTATTTTCGCTTGCGGCCGCTCAGCCTTTGGTTATTGTAGGAGTCACTGGGCCCATCACGGTGTTCAACTACACGGTCTACGATATCATTACACCACGCGGCACAAACTACTTTGCCTTTATGTGTTGGATTGGTATATGGTCGCTGATCTTCCACTGGATCCTGGCCATTACAAACTCGTGCAACGGACTAAGATATGTTACGCGCTTTTCTTGTGACATCTTTGGCTTTTACGTTGCTTTTATATACCTGCAAAAGGGCATACAGGTGTTGACGCGACAATGGGATGCCAGCGATGCGTCTGCATATCTGTCCATTATGATTTCGCTACTCGTTACGGCGGTGGCGTATATTTGTGGCATCGTTGGTCAATCGTCACTGCTTCAACGGCACGTTAGGAAGTTTATCGAAGACTACGGTACACCTCTTACGGTAGTCTTCTTCACGGGGTTTGTTCACATCGGGAAGATGGCGGGTATTGAGTTACTCAAGCTCCCCACATCCAAAGCCTTCTTTCCAACCACAGACCGCGGCTGGTTTATCCACTTCTGGGATATCAACGTGGGCGACGTCTTCCTCGCGATACCGTTTGCAGTTTTACTCACCATCTTATTCTGGTTCGACCACAACGTCTCCAGTCTCATCGCGCAGGGAACAGAGTTTCCGCTACGTAAGCCCGCTGGCTTTCACTGGGATATATTCCTCTTGGGCTGCACTACTGGCGTTGCAGGTCTCCTCGGCATCCCCTTTCCCAATGGCCTCATTCCACAGGCACCTTTCCACACGACATCGCTCTGCGTCACCCGCACCGTCTCCGACACGGACGATGAAGCAAACAAGGGTCACACCCGCCGCATCGTCGACCATGTCGTCGAGCAGCGCGTGTCGAACCTCGCACAGGGCCTCCTCACTCTGGGAACCATGACGGGCCCTCTACTCATCGTACTGCACCTCATTCCCCAAGCCGTGCTCGCAggcctcttcttcgtcatGGGCATCCAGGCCCTCGAGGCAAACGGCATCACGCTGAAACTCCTTTTTCTCGCTCGCGACAAGCACCTCACGCCCAAGAGTGACCCCCTCATGCGCATTGAACGCCGCTGGGTCATTTGGGCTTTTGTCGGTCTCGAACTAGTTGGCTTTGGCGCTACCTTTGCTATTACGCAAACAATTGCAGCCATTGGCTTTCCAGTGTTTATCTTCTTGTACATTCCTATGCGTACTTGGCTTATGCCGCGATTCTTCACGACGGAGGAATTGGGCATCCTGGATGCGCCGACCGCAAGTCCCTTCACCATGGAGAGTGTGGGTGGGAATCATGGTCAAGTAGTGGAGCCGTTGGGAGCGGGGGGTGGGAATGCGTTGGATGATAGCGACGAGGCTGAGAGGGGCGAACGGGATAATAGCGTTAACGATGATGGCCTGAAGAACGCAGAGCAAGCGAGCAGGCGGAGGAGTAGTTTTAGGACGCCCGAGGGGTTGGAATTAGATAACATCGAGAAGTCGTAG
- a CDS encoding SPS1, Serine-threonine protein kinase, with the protein MVFQAKDLVTDETVAIKVITKSTAAINCPSAFAVDERSEELGVHLHLGNHSNTVNLLQSFETQNHIYLVLEFCSNGDLYEAIRVGKGPLETEHVRDFMMQLVGAVEFIHSKGVYHRDIKPENIFLTQDGSMKLGDFGLATSDPWSYEIAVGSDRYMAPEQYDPGNTGYSTAKADIWAIGIVLLNILFQRNPFAVPSDSDPLYADFALDRQSLFDVFPNMSQDTFEVLRQCLAIDPEKRDLAAVKDALERVISFTIDDESLDDFCTEERDVVAVGANREPLRTPSISTPQLDNGGSFPWAKALAMSPPQQFRQLSAIPDDEIYEDDMFSGPPYDVKPDGASGVSFVDSGLGLSFKSIDVNNAINMTRSRPVPISGSLPAKPYNSMSSAFGKKRDVFSKSWSDLWDEEDDDAQFLAELENNCHSFGAEKSMAKPVISEAGSGVSTPRGGLTEVKNPATVHNSRERASKNARTAVDHVSAATGFVFEEHRMAAPIRTSSPKRSAADKWAALGDRRRSPPVQAQAQQTLSKPLRSPKQAQPAPNSARKRSRTGTGRRPAHWGSSHNENSFHSSWEQKVDNWYKSKDWRSHADHAQANDDLGDLEWVW; encoded by the coding sequence ATGGTCTTCCAGGCCAAGGACCTTGTAACCGACGAGACCGTGGCCATCAAGGTCATCACAAAGAGCACCGCCGCTATCAACTGTCCCTCCGCCTTTGCCGTCGATGAGCGCTCCGAGGAGCTTGGCGTCCACCTCCACCTTGGCAACCACTCCAACACCGTCAATCTGCTCCAGTCCTTCGAGACCCAGAACCACATCTACCTGGTGCTCGAATTCTGCTCCAATGGCGACCTGTACGAAGCCATTCGCGTTGGCAAGGGTCCTCTGGAGACCGAGCACGTGCGCGACTTCATGATGCAGCTCGTTGGCGCTGTCGAGTTCATCCACTCAAAGGGTGTCTACCACCGCGACATCAAGCCCGAGAACATCTTCCTTACCCAGGATGGATCCATGAAGCTTGGCGACTTTGGTCTTGCTACCTCCGACCCGTGGTCCTACGAGATTGCTGTTGGAAGCGACCGCTACATGGCTCCCGAACAGTACGACCCTGGCAACACTGGATACTCCACTGCCAAGGCAGACATCTGGGCCATTGGCATCGTCCTCCTCAACATCCTGTTCCAGCGCAACCCCTTTGCGGTGCCATCAGACTCAGACCCTCTGTACGCCGACTTTGCTCTCGACCGCCAGAGCCTCTTCGATGTCTTCCCCAACATGTCGCAGGATACCTTTGAGGTCCTTAGGCAGTGCTTGGCCATCGACCCCGAGAAGCGTGACCTCGCCGCTGTCAAGGATGCTCTTGAGCGTGTCATCAGCTTCACCATTGACGACGAGAGCCTTGATGACTTCTGCACCGAGGAGCGTGATGTCGTTGCCGTCGGAGCCAACCGCGAGCCCCTCCGCACCCCATCCATCTCAACGCCGCAGCTCGACAACGGTGGCTCATTCCCCTGGGCCAAGGCCTTGGCCATGTCTCCTCCTCAGCAATTCCGCCAGCTCTCTGCCATTCCTGATGACGAGATCTACGAGGATGACATGTTCTCCGGCCCGCCGTATGACGTCAAGCCGGATGGTGCCTCTGGCGTATCGTTTGTCGACTCTGGTCTGGGCCTGTCGTTCAAGTCGATTGACGTCAACAACGCCATCAACATGACACGCTCTCGTCCCGTTCCCATCTCTGGCTCGCTTCCTGCTAAGCCTTACAACAGCATGTCCTCTGCCTTTGGCAAGAAGCGCGATGTCTTCTCCAAGAGCTGGAGCGACTTGTGGGATGAGGAGGATGACGATGCTCAGTTCCTCGCCGAGCTTGAGAACAACTGCCACTCCTTTGGTGCTGAAAAGTCCATGGCGAAACCTGTCATTTCCGAGGCCGGATCTGGTGTGTCGACTCCCCGTGGCGGCCTGACCGAGGTCAAGAACCCTGCCACCGTCCACAACAGCAGAGAACGCGCTTCCAAGAATGCCCGCACTGCCGTTGATCACGTCAGCGCCGCTACTGGATTTGTCTTCGAAGAGCATCGCATGGCAGCGCCCATCCGCACCTCTTCCCCCAAGCGCTCCGCTGCCGACAAGTGGGCTGCTCTAGGCGATCGCCGTCGCAGCCCTCCTGTGCAGGCTCAGGCTCAGCAAACTCTTTCGAAGCCTCTGCGGTCGCCCAAGCAAGCCCAACCAGCGCCGAACTCCGCCCGGAAGCGGAGCCGGACCGGCACTGGGCGACGACCGGCGCATTGGGGTTCTAGCCACAACGAGAACAGCTTCCACTCTTCCTGGGAACAGAAGGTGGACAACTGGTACAAGAGCAAAGATTGGCGCTCTCATGCCGATCATGCCCAGGCCAATGATGACTTGGGCGACCTTGAGTGGGTGTGGTAA
- a CDS encoding DUF1421 multi-domain protein, producing the protein MAGSQSNSGDTDADVQEQLLNYPSERNTSKRAETISPGAKFTAEHLMRHCPYTVTFDYINPSLWGVPAPEDADETHATTWVAKAIHDYHVGMEWDERLYFDYQWDFEGWTRELFQKVERTTLRSLKTVLRYRGVYTGKFRARVADSLFNLLGGENAPEWDPAEFKAEKFDERSEAYQRQQNAHLAAPIDRQAQQPLQQTQPLEPLQPQPQRPSQGEQYRVRQGVRSHPQYQELQQPPYAINAYAGPQPRQTEQAMQPQQWYPQTQTRPQRPHTARPLGLPHDPYKTLPPRWSRNDRLEANTITQFSKLWDNSNKYTGNAYDLLDDKIKIFFSICWQVDIQEEQFHAVFPRILTGRAETFYIQVVERDDSFADAYMAIKNHFDHDVHHQHYYTDWTTTTFARTRAENPDKGLHEVLQILLDKLQLCQRALGKNFEGEDALRTTVINACRGVPELEMALFKPATICEGLFSDLRSAVETHLARQHTAQLVTEDQYYLDRRYNGNGRIRGGSRGGGGFRGGSRGAYRGGEQRDDNGRGFKPRWRKKCFVCRKEGCWSTNHTDKERKDARAQFFSTLYFTGAQPPEDFSVHLAEYEGIEHTSQYNQRGWREEEDCEDDEDDDVAEAHSEHQFFKEQCLADQAFLHHISGDDIYSRDAPSAPASQFLLEDRYTRSVYQGILPDTGAANVSTVGKEQYLALTREDPTVKLDTSTAGKASIKFGKGEATASIGTVQVSTEIGKINFEVLEAPTPFLLCLADMDRLKVYFNNTTDELVQDDVHIPVIRKWGHPWFHLNKRERATMFLTETELRRLHRRFGHPAVTRLVKLLKDAGHNDFEERTLEEVTKFCHHCQLHSSAPRRFKFTLKDDHHFNYEILVDVMYLSNKPVLHVVDSSTAFQGARFLSAISAKETWQALRILWIDTYQGPPDIITHDAGTNFASAEFRAEAKIMGVTCKQVPTEAHWSIGKTERYHAPLRRAWDILHAELTDTMSDDAILQMAVKAVNDTAGPDGLVPTLLVFGAYPRMTAESPPSPSMVKRSEAIQKATKALRKLTAERQVADALNTRNGPATADMLALPLQSEVLVWRESDGWNGPYKIASTDGHNITVDMVNGPATFRSTVVKPYYRPDHLWSDPDAPHAPNEPNEPHEPIAVPPAAQPRRRGRPPGSKNKRKAHAYITKKEQDDLELAIKLRNDGVITTSGAPFEASDDQEISDLVGRGVFKFEQYDERLHSKIRIFKSRLVREVKGKTTKPYEKSRLVIQGYQDYGKEAILTQSPTIQRCSQRLIMSLAPGLVQSGMSVELRDITQAYPQAQTTLKRTILAHLPTELVHRYPEGTILHVIKPLYGIAEAGVHWWTTYHGHHCKELDMSTSTYDPCLLITNSDDADVFDIVGMQTDDTLMLGTTAFLSREEKKIQKAQFRSKPKAMLTPEVQLDFNGCTLTMDASRVLILRQKGQGGRIRLVDIRAPDRAQQYTEQRARGAYIASTCQPEASFDLSVAAQAQQPSDEDIKALNKRLKWQMENLTRGLRYVTVNLTEAKLIVFVDGSFANNKDLSSQLGFVLMLVNESIGANTFTIQGNVIHYSSTKCKRITRSVLASEIYGMVNGFDIGIAVATTLRIVTERLGLPAIPLVICTDSYSLYECLVKLGTTKEKRLMIDIMALRQSYERREITEIRWINGEDNPADAFTKASPNRALERFIDGNKLTVRVDGWVQRPTSFDV; encoded by the exons ATGGCAGGCAGCCAGAGCAACTCTGGCGATACAGACGCTGATGTTCAAGAGCAACTACTCAACTATCCATCCGAACGCAATACAAGCAAGCGCGCAGAAACTATATCCCCAGGAGCGAAGTTTACTGCTGAACACCTTATGCGACactgtccatacacagtCACGTTTGACTATATCAACCCATCtctctggggtgtacccgcacCAGAGGATGCAGACGAGACGCACGCAACAACCTGGGTCGCGAAggctatccacgactaccATGTAGGAATGGAATGGGATGAGAGACTATACTTCGACTACcaatgggactttgaaggatggacacGAGAGCTATTCCAGAAGGTTGAGCGCACTACGCTAAGATCTCTGAAGACTGTGCTCCGGTATAGGGGAGTCTATACAGGCAAATTTCGGGCTAGAGTAGCTGATTCCCTCTTCAACTTACTAGGAGGAGAAAACGCTCCCGAATGGGACCCTGCAGAGTTCAAGGCCGAGAAGTTTGACGAACGTTCTGAGGCGTACCAGCGTCAGCAGAACGCACATCTAGCAGCCCCTATAGATAGACAAGCGCAGCAGCCACTGCAACAGACGCAGCCACTGGAACCGCTACAGCCGCAGCCACAACGTCCGTCACAGGGCgagcagtatagagtgagacaaggcgttCGAAGCCACCCGCAATATCAAGAGCTACAACAACCGCCCTACGCGATCAATGCCTATGCAGGACCACAGCCTCGACAAACGGAGCAGGCTATGCAACCACAACAATGGTACCCGCAGACACAGACACGACCCCAGCGACCGCATACCGCGAG ACCCCTTGGCCTACCACAtgacccgtacaagacgctaccgccgcgatggtctCGCAACGATCGGCTCGAAGCCaatacgatcacgcagttctctaagctatgggacaatagcaacaagtatacagggaatgcgtacgatctcctagacgataagattaagatcttcttcagcatctgctggcaggtagatatccaggaggagcagtttcacgcagtgtttccccgtatccttaccgggcgtgcagagacgttctacatacaggttgtagagagagatgatagctttgctgatgcgtacatggcaatcaaaaaccacttcgaccatgacgtccatcaccagcactactacacagactggacgactacaaccttcgctcgcacccgcGCAGAGAACCCTGATaagggactacacgaggttctgcagatcctgcttgacaagctgcagctatgccagcgtgcccttggcaagaactttgagggtGAGGATGCCCTCCGCACTACGgtcatcaatgcctgccgaggagtaccagaacttgagatggcactgttcaagccagccacaatctgtgaaggactcttctcagaTCTACGATCCGCAGTGGAAACACACCTAGCACGGCAACACACCGCCCAGTTGGTCACAGAAGATCAATACTACCTAGACcgccgatacaacggcaatggaaggatccgaggtggatctcgaggtggaggaggattcagaggcggatccagaggagcataccgaggaggcgagcagcgcgacgacaacggacgaggattcaagccacgttggaggaagaaatgctttgtttgccggaaggaaggatgctggtctaccaaccacacagataaagagcgcaaagatgcccgtgcgcagttcttctctacgctatactttacaggtGCACAGCCCCCTGaggacttctccgtacatcttgcagaatacgaagggatcgagcacaccagccagtacaatcagagaggctggagagaggaggaagactgcgaggatgacgaggatgacgacgtcgcggaagcaCATTCTGAACACCAGTTCTTCaaggagcaatgccttgcagaccaggcgttcttgcatcATATCTCGGGCGACGACATATACAGCCGAGACGCGCCGTCAGCACCAGCATCGCAGTTCCTGCTTGAGGACCGCTACACACGATCTGTGTACCAAGGAATCCTACCAGATACAGGCGCTGCAAACGTATCCACGGTCGGCAAGGAGCAATACCTCGCACTTACGAGAGAAGATCCGACGGTTAAGTTAGACACATCTACAGCAGGGAAAGCGTCTATTAAATTCGGAAAAGGCGAGGCTACAGCGTCGATTGGCACCGTGCAGGTCTCTACGGAGATCGGAAAAATCAACTTCGAAGTGCTCGAGGCGCCTACGCCGTTCTTGCtatgccttgcagacatggaccgctTAAAGGTATACTTCAACAATACGACAGACGAGCTGGTTCAGGATGACGTACACATCCCggtgattcgcaaatggggacatccttggttccatctaaacaagagagagagagcaactaTGTTCCTAACGGAGACAGaattgcgacggctccatcgacggtttggacacccagctgttaCGCGACTAGTCAAACTCTTAAAGGatgctggccataacgacttcgaagaaagaaccctagaagaagtcactaagttctgccaccactgccagctccacagctccgcgccgcgccgattcaaattcactcttaaggatgatcaccacttcaactatgagatcctggtggacGTAATGTACCTAAGCAACAAACCTGTACTGCATGTGGTcgattcctcaacagcgtttcaaggcgcgaggttcctcagcgctatctcagctaaagaaacatggcaagcactgcggatactatggatcgacaccTACCAGGGACCACCCGACATCATCACGCATGATGCAGGTACTAACTTCGCGAGCGCAGAGttccgcgcagaagcaaagatcatgggagtcacatgcaagcaagtacctacggaggcgcactggtctatcggcaaaactGAGAGGTACCATGCCCCTCTACGCCGGGCATGGGACATACTCCATGCAGAACTCACTGACACTatgtccgacgacgcgattctccagatggctgtgaaggctgttaacgatactgctggccctgatggactagtcccgacgttactagtctttggagcgtacccacgaatgactgcagagtcaccgccatcaccatcaatGGTCAAacgcagcgaggctattcaaaaggcgacgaaagccctgcgcaagctcactgcagagcgccaagttgcagacgccttgaacacccgcaatggaccagccactgcagacatgctcgcgctcccactccagagcgaagtcttagtatggagagagagtgatggctggaatggcccgtacaagatcgccagtacagATGGCCACAACATCACTGTCGACATGGTTAATGGTCCAGCGACATTCAGATCAACTGTCGTtaagccatactacagaccagaccaccTGTGGAGCGACCCtgatgcgccacacgcgccgaatgagccgaatgagccgcacGAGCCGATAGCAGTACCTCCGGCAGCGCAACCACGTAGaagaggccgccctccagggtcaaagaacaagcggaaggcgcacgcgtacatcaccaagaaggagcaggacgatcttgagctagctatcaagctacggAACGATGGCGTGATCACAACCTCAGGCGCCCCCTTTGAagcgtctgatgaccaagagatcagcgacctagtaggtcgtggagtcttcaagtttgagcaatacgacgagaggctacacagcaagatccggatctttaagtcacgcctagtacgtgaggtcaagggaaagacaactAAGCCTTATGAGAAATCCCGTCtggttatccaaggctaccaagACTATGGCAAGGAGGCTATCTTaacgcagtcgccaaccatccagcgatgtagccagcgcctgattatgtcgctggcgcctgGGCTAGTACAAAgcggcatgagcgttgagCTACGTGATATTACGCAGGCATACCCACAGGCTCAGACAAcactgaagaggacgatactcgcacacCTCCCTACCGAGCTGGTacatcgatatccagaaggcacgATACTCCACGTGATCAAGCCACTATATGGGATCGcggaggcaggagtccactggtggacaacatatcacggacaccactgcaaggaaCTAGATATGTCAACAtctacgtacgacccatgcctgttGATCACGAACAGCGACGACGCAGACGTCTTCGACATCGTCGGtatgcagacagacgacaccctCATGCTCGGAACGACCGCGTTCTTATCACgcgaagagaaaaagatccagaaggcgcAGTTTAGATCAAAACCAAAGGCTATGCTGACACCAGAGGTGCAGTTAGACTttaatggatgtacacttacgatggacgccagcagagtcttAATCCTcaggcagaaaggacaaggaggaaggatcaggcTTGTTGATAttagggcacccgaccgcgcgcaacagtacaccgagcaacgcgcccgcggagcgtacatcgcatcaacatgccaaccagaggcaTCATTTGATCTGTCCGTAGCTGCTCAagcgcagcaaccatcagacgaggacattaaggcactcaacaagcgcctgaaatggcagatggagaatctcACTCGTGGCCTACGCTACGTCACTGTCAACCTTACGGAGGCTAAGTTGATAGTCTTTGTAgacggctcctttgccaacaacaaggacctcagctcacagctaggctttgtcctcatgctcgtcaacgagtccATTGGCgccaacaccttcacaatacaaggcaacgtgatccactacagctctacaaagtgcaagcgcatcacacggagcgtactggcctcagagatctacggcatggtcaacggctttgacataggcatcgcggttgcaaccacgctaaggatagttacagaacgacttggactacctgcaattcccttggttatctgtacagactcgtactccttgtacgagtgcctagtaaagcttgggacaacgaaggagaagcgcCTCATGATCGATATtatggcgctgcgccaatcatatgagcgtcgcgagatcacggagatccgctggatcaatggcgaagacaatcctgcagacgccttcacgaaggcatcgccaaaccgcgctcttgaacgctttattgacggcaataagctgacagtccgagtagatggatgggtgcagaggccaacaagctttgatgtttAA
- a CDS encoding MED6, RNA polymerase II transcriptional regulation mediator — protein MPPPIPPPDEQEFDQPQIIAGLLHPDLHAGNNVFWYFTSSPWFEAECLNINVWLNVRQNDPATAEQIMNDRKLWQQRLDDQPIGTQYVLAGEGQGEGHPWLLQRQNKVSVIKDDKEQIETFVEGNYYTHETKMLMAPSLLDIIQSRLLTVSTRMQQMAELSKNMTHWTPATGYSYFPPSYEAAKAATTASRVGSPTLAPTDLDGAVPQSQAAGAAAAVTTAQTTEPTASATEFSDMLFLQSLNLTNAYGDEYMDENPLKGEPGAFVFEGTKTAVSARNKAQEQAAQATQQLPPAAALKIDTQTASALPSAAPTPKGGATPGAAPGTPGSKGSVGPAPKKKKDRRKSQGGLTSPTTPSVPQ, from the exons ATGCCCCCACCAATTCCACCCCCCGACGAGCAAGAGTTTGACCAGCCTCAGATCATCGCCGGTCTGTTGCACCCCGATCTACACGCAGGAAACAACGTCTTCTGGTACTTCACCTCATCGCCATGGTTCGAGGCGGAATGTCTCAATATCAACGTGTGGCTCAACGTCCGCCAAAATGACCCTGCTACTGCAGAGCAGATCATGAACGATAGGAAGCTATGGCAACAAAGACTGGACGATCAGCCCATAGGAACGCAGTATGTACTTGCCGGTGAAGGTCAAGGCGAAGGTCATCCATGGCTTCTACAGCGCCAGAACAAGGTCAGCGTGATAAAGGACGACAAGGAGCAAATAGAGACGTTCGTTGAGGGAAACTACTATACGCATGAGACGAAGATGCTCATGGCACCAAGCTTGCTTGATATTATCCAGAGTAGATTG CTCACGGTATCAACACGCATGCAACAAATGGCTGAACTATCAAAGAACATGACACATTGGACGCCTGCAACCGGCTACTCGTATTTTCCACCTTCATACGAAGCTGCAAAAGCGGCTACAACGGCAAGTCGCGTGGGCAGCCCAACACTGGCGCCAACAGACCTAGATGGCGCGGTCCCACAATCGCAAGCTGCAGGCGCGGCAGCAGCAGTAACAACAGCACAAACAACCGAACCAACGGCCTCAGCCACCGAATTCTCAGACATGCTCTTCTTGCAATCGCTAAACTTAACCAACGCTTACGGAGACGAATACATGGATGAGAACCCGCTCAAGGGCGAACCAGGCGCCTTTGTCTTCGAGGGCACTAAAACAGCAGTCAGCGCAAGGAACAAAGCACAAGAACAAGCAGCACAAGCTACACAGCAGTTGCCACCAGCTGCTGCGCTAAAAATAGATACGCAGACTGCGAGCGCTTTGCCTTCTGCTGCACCAACTCCAAAGGGCGGTGCTACTCCGGGCGCCGCCCCTGGTACGCCGGGTAGCAAGGGCAGCGTTGGCCCTGCcccgaagaagaagaaggatAGGAGAAAGAGTCAGGGTGGACTTACGAGCCCGACGACGCCAAGTGTCCCACAGTAA